One genomic window of Myxocyprinus asiaticus isolate MX2 ecotype Aquarium Trade chromosome 5, UBuf_Myxa_2, whole genome shotgun sequence includes the following:
- the LOC127440429 gene encoding neurturin-like: MRVWKEVTLAFILFGASFFLLLIRTTLPVGPSSSKALEISSSSPPPSKAPASPPSSSIPSTTVRKPAPRRPVRATENMGSLLSEFSYLFQSFTEGELKRVIATLVDQKERRVRSEAARRTKRARKGPKLCSLHEIELTVSELGLGYESDETVRFRYCSGKCSHERRNYDFVMEHMQLNNGSSEKGRRGRDNGKRDKVRYTPCCRPTKFEKKMSFFDNKDRFYTIQNVSARACGCV; this comes from the exons ATGAGGGTATGGAAAGAGGTCACCCTCGCCTTCATCCTGTTTGGTGCCTCGTTTTTCCTCCTGCTCATAAGAACCACGTTACCTGTTGGGCCCTCCTCCTCAAAGGCCTTAGAGATCTCATCTTCCTCACCTCCACCATCCAAAGCACCTGcatcaccaccatcatcatcaaTACCATCAACCACAGTGAGGAAGCCAGCCCCACGTCGACCAGTCAGAGCGACAGAGAACATGGGCTCTCTCCTCTCCGAAT TCTCCTACCTCTTCCAAAGCTTCACTGAGGGCGAGCTGAAGAGGGTGATTGCGACCCTGGTGGACCAAAAGGAGAGGAGGGTCCGAAGCGAGGCTGCACGGAGGACCAAACGAGCACGGAAAGGCCCAAAGCTGTGTTCACTACACGAGATAGAGCTGACCGTGAGCGAGCTAGGTCTCGGGTATGAAAGCGACGAGACCGTACGCTTCAGATACTGCAGCGGTAAATGCAGCCATGAACGACGCAATTACGACTTTGTGATGGAACACATGCAGTTAAATAACGGTTCCAGCGAGAAAGGCCGGCGAGGAAGGGATAATGGAAAAAGAGACAAGGTGCGCTACACTCCTTGCTGTCGCCCTACAAAATTCGAGAAGAAAATGTCATTCTTCGACAACAAGGACAGATTCTACACCATACAGAACGTATCTGCGAGAGCGTGTGGTTGTGTATGA